Proteins co-encoded in one Xanthomonas campestris pv. badrii genomic window:
- a CDS encoding thioredoxin family protein → MAVSLRSPSPALCALFLSLATLSACEKTTPAAPPRQAATPSAAPAGIDWNEGHVEKAFEEARKTGKPVLLYWGAIWCPPCNRLKATTFKDPAFVAQTRRFIAVHLDGDQEEAQRWGERFAVKGYPTILMLRPDRSEITRLIGDTTTAQLIDSLRAAAQRTTSTRQLLDVALKTPASLTQDDWALLAGYSWLYDNQLVDAKQAPGVLARLAKTAPQPALQRQFGLLAVLANRQKPVATPATHALLQAVIADPAEVRANLHVLVPGAATLVASASDDAHARAKLSEAFNRALAQAYADPTLPIVDRLRTASAVIALARLSQGQPEAAEQQEGPQPPLPAAVVETVHQRVHWAVAAAKTAEERQSAIESAVDLLVEVGDNSAAEQLLLAELGRSKTPSYYMPYLGHLAEERGDSKTALSWFKRAYATPGSEGTLVQRGMPYLDAMIRLNPNDAAAIEALAGQVIGDLAKQPDGYLRKNRRHFDPVGASLQAWSKQHPAQGSAVLARLRQKAQTTCGGKTDCAAWLG, encoded by the coding sequence ATGGCTGTCTCGTTGCGTTCGCCGTCTCCTGCGCTCTGTGCGCTCTTTCTGTCGCTGGCGACACTGAGCGCCTGCGAGAAAACCACGCCAGCCGCGCCGCCGCGTCAGGCCGCCACGCCTTCAGCCGCGCCGGCCGGCATCGACTGGAACGAAGGTCACGTCGAAAAGGCTTTCGAAGAAGCCCGAAAGACCGGCAAACCGGTGCTGCTGTACTGGGGCGCGATCTGGTGCCCGCCCTGCAATCGCCTCAAGGCCACCACCTTCAAGGATCCGGCCTTCGTTGCGCAGACCCGGCGCTTCATCGCCGTGCATCTGGACGGCGACCAGGAGGAGGCGCAGCGCTGGGGCGAGCGTTTCGCAGTCAAGGGGTACCCCACCATCCTCATGCTGCGCCCGGATCGCAGCGAGATCACCCGGCTGATCGGCGACACCACGACGGCCCAGCTCATCGACAGCCTGCGCGCAGCGGCCCAGCGCACCACCAGCACCAGGCAACTGCTGGATGTGGCGCTCAAGACCCCTGCATCGCTCACGCAGGACGATTGGGCACTGCTCGCCGGCTACAGCTGGCTCTACGACAATCAACTGGTCGATGCCAAGCAGGCCCCCGGCGTGCTGGCACGCTTGGCAAAGACAGCGCCGCAGCCGGCGTTGCAACGGCAATTCGGCCTGCTGGCGGTGCTCGCCAACAGGCAGAAGCCGGTCGCCACGCCTGCCACGCATGCCTTGCTGCAGGCGGTGATCGCCGATCCGGCCGAGGTCCGGGCCAATCTGCATGTGCTGGTCCCCGGTGCAGCCACCCTGGTGGCCTCGGCCAGCGATGATGCGCACGCGCGGGCCAAGCTGTCGGAGGCATTCAATCGGGCATTGGCGCAAGCCTATGCCGACCCCACGCTGCCGATCGTGGACCGGCTACGCACCGCGTCTGCAGTGATCGCGCTCGCACGTCTGTCTCAGGGGCAGCCCGAAGCCGCCGAGCAGCAAGAAGGGCCGCAGCCGCCGCTGCCTGCCGCCGTGGTGGAGACCGTGCATCAACGTGTGCACTGGGCCGTTGCAGCGGCCAAGACCGCCGAGGAGCGCCAATCCGCCATCGAAAGCGCGGTCGATCTACTGGTGGAGGTAGGCGACAACAGCGCGGCCGAACAGTTGCTGCTGGCCGAGTTGGGCCGCAGCAAGACGCCGTCCTATTACATGCCCTACCTGGGCCACCTGGCCGAAGAGCGCGGCGACAGCAAGACGGCGCTGTCCTGGTTCAAGAGGGCATACGCCACCCCTGGCAGCGAAGGAACGCTGGTACAGCGCGGCATGCCGTATCTGGATGCCATGATCCGCCTCAACCCAAACGATGCCGCCGCCATCGAAGCGCTTGCAGGCCAGGTGATCGGCGATCTGGCCAAGCAACCCGATGGCTATCTGCGCAAGAACCGCAGGCACTTCGACCCGGTGGGCGCATCGTTGCAGGCCTGGAGCAAACAGCACCCCGCGCAAGGCAGCGCAGTGCTGGCGCGCCTGCGGCAGAAGGCGCAGACCACCTGTGGCGGCAAGACCGATTGCGCCGCCTGGTTGGGCTAG
- the cyoE gene encoding heme o synthase yields the protein MAVSARDYWDLTKPKVVALIVFTALVGMFLAIPGMPSWVQVRTGALGFLGIWLAASAAAAINQLLDAKIDAQMARTSWRPLVVGKVRPWQVLVFAGALIVISMTILVVWVNVITAVLTFASLIGYAVIYTVYLKRATSQNIVIGGLAGATPPMLGWAAVTGLPTTADWINASLLVLIIFIWTPPHFWALAIFRRADYAKAAIPMLPVTHGVPHTRKQILVYTVLLALVTVLPVVVGMSGMFYLGGALVLNVVFLWYAWRMLDPPDELFSMKMFGYSIVYLMALFAFLMVDHLLLPWVR from the coding sequence ATGGCCGTCAGCGCACGCGATTACTGGGATCTGACCAAACCCAAGGTGGTGGCACTGATCGTGTTCACCGCGCTGGTGGGCATGTTCCTGGCCATTCCCGGCATGCCGTCCTGGGTGCAGGTGCGCACCGGCGCGCTGGGCTTTCTGGGCATCTGGCTGGCCGCCTCGGCAGCGGCGGCGATCAACCAATTGCTCGATGCCAAGATCGACGCGCAGATGGCGCGCACCTCGTGGCGTCCGCTGGTGGTGGGCAAGGTGCGGCCGTGGCAGGTATTGGTGTTCGCCGGCGCGCTGATCGTGATCTCCATGACCATTCTGGTGGTGTGGGTGAATGTGATCACCGCGGTGCTGACCTTCGCCTCGCTGATCGGGTATGCGGTGATCTACACCGTCTACCTGAAGCGCGCGACCTCGCAGAACATCGTGATCGGCGGCCTGGCCGGCGCCACGCCGCCGATGCTGGGATGGGCCGCGGTGACCGGCTTGCCGACCACCGCGGACTGGATCAATGCCTCGTTGCTGGTGCTGATCATCTTCATCTGGACCCCGCCGCATTTCTGGGCGCTGGCGATCTTCCGCCGCGCCGATTACGCCAAGGCCGCGATCCCGATGCTGCCGGTGACCCACGGTGTGCCGCATACGCGCAAGCAGATTCTGGTGTACACGGTGCTGCTGGCGCTGGTGACGGTGCTGCCGGTGGTGGTGGGCATGAGCGGCATGTTCTACCTGGGCGGTGCGCTGGTGCTCAACGTGGTGTTCCTCTGGTACGCCTGGCGCATGCTCGACCCGCCGGACGAACTGTTTTCGATGAAGATGTTCGGCTATTCCATCGTCTATCTGATGGCGTTGTTCGCCTTCCTGATGGTCGATCACCTGCTGTTGCCGTGGGTGCGTTAG
- a CDS encoding COX15/CtaA family protein, with product MNLFAPPVLFRHFHRMAWLAALFTASTILFGSFVRLSDAGMSCPDWPTCYGRVTWPQTTDEANTHVASKIRPLESHKAWREQVHRFLAGALGVEVLVLTLLAARRRRMGIAQVVSAAVLVALSIPLYMSGWHGVAMGVALAGEAILLLAALRWSNIDLARAAVLTLAVVIFQALLGMWTVTLLLKPIVVMGHLLGGMLMFSLLVWMAWRATHLPITLADASRLKWLLRLGVAVLGLQIALGGWVSANYAALACGGGSWSADNFPRCVSQWWPPHDFREGFTLWRGIGVDYEGGVLDGAARIAIQMAHRLWAIATALYLWWLAWRLSRSPGMRVWAGALALLVAVQVTLGMLNVKLALPLEVSVLHNGGAVALLFVLVSLLARLRAPE from the coding sequence ATGAATCTGTTTGCGCCACCGGTATTGTTCCGTCACTTCCACCGCATGGCCTGGCTGGCGGCGCTGTTCACTGCGAGCACGATCCTGTTTGGTTCGTTCGTGCGCCTGTCCGATGCCGGCATGAGCTGCCCGGACTGGCCGACCTGCTACGGCCGCGTGACCTGGCCGCAGACCACCGACGAAGCCAACACGCATGTGGCCAGCAAGATCCGGCCGCTGGAGTCGCACAAGGCCTGGCGCGAGCAGGTGCACCGCTTCCTGGCCGGGGCGCTGGGTGTGGAGGTGCTGGTGCTGACGCTGCTGGCCGCGCGCCGCCGTCGCATGGGCATTGCCCAGGTTGTTTCGGCCGCAGTGCTGGTGGCGTTGTCGATCCCGCTGTACATGTCCGGCTGGCATGGGGTGGCGATGGGCGTGGCGCTGGCCGGCGAGGCCATCCTGCTGTTGGCGGCGTTGCGCTGGAGCAACATCGACCTGGCGCGCGCGGCGGTGCTGACGCTGGCGGTGGTGATCTTCCAGGCGCTGCTGGGCATGTGGACGGTGACGCTGTTGCTCAAGCCCATCGTGGTGATGGGCCATCTGCTCGGCGGCATGCTGATGTTCTCGCTGCTGGTGTGGATGGCCTGGCGTGCCACGCACCTGCCGATCACGCTGGCCGACGCCTCGCGGTTGAAATGGCTGCTGCGGCTGGGCGTGGCGGTGCTGGGCCTGCAGATCGCGCTCGGTGGCTGGGTCAGCGCCAACTACGCCGCGCTGGCGTGCGGCGGCGGCAGTTGGTCTGCGGACAACTTCCCGCGTTGCGTCAGCCAGTGGTGGCCGCCGCACGACTTCCGCGAGGGCTTCACACTGTGGCGCGGCATTGGCGTGGATTACGAAGGCGGCGTGCTCGATGGCGCGGCGCGGATCGCCATCCAGATGGCGCACCGGCTGTGGGCGATTGCCACTGCGCTGTACCTGTGGTGGCTGGCGTGGCGCTTGTCGCGCTCGCCGGGCATGCGGGTGTGGGCAGGCGCATTGGCGCTGCTGGTGGCGGTGCAGGTGACGCTGGGCATGCTCAACGTGAAGCTGGCGCTGCCGCTGGAAGTCTCGGTGCTGCATAACGGTGGCGCGGTGGCACTGTTGTTCGTGCTGGTCTCCCTGTTGGCGCGGTTGCGCGCGCCGGAGTGA
- a CDS encoding SURF1 family protein yields MTRKHTAVVGWALAVLVSAGFASLGHWQLQRMHSKQALLDLAAHVRDTTLPLAQALNSPHELAWVRGRVRFLPQQVLLDNQLHDGRAGVRVYQLAAPEGMSESILVDLGWLPLPADRQLPTIAALEGTQTVQGLVSAPPSAGLPIGPALTPGRAGQTWLATRLDAEALRTTLGRRDISSQVLRLDPALPVGYVRDLDMLPNTLPPARHLGYAVQWFGLALAVLCTAALLSWRARRGRRGH; encoded by the coding sequence ATGACGCGCAAGCACACGGCGGTGGTCGGCTGGGCGTTGGCGGTGCTGGTGAGCGCGGGTTTTGCGTCGCTTGGGCACTGGCAGTTGCAGCGTATGCACAGCAAGCAGGCCTTGCTGGACCTCGCCGCGCATGTGCGCGACACCACACTGCCCCTGGCCCAGGCGCTGAACTCGCCGCACGAGCTGGCATGGGTGCGCGGGCGCGTGCGGTTTTTGCCGCAACAAGTGTTGCTGGACAATCAGCTGCACGACGGGCGTGCCGGTGTGCGCGTGTATCAGCTGGCGGCGCCGGAAGGCATGTCAGAAAGCATATTGGTCGATCTGGGCTGGCTGCCATTGCCAGCCGATCGGCAGTTGCCCACTATCGCTGCCCTTGAGGGTACCCAGACCGTGCAGGGGTTGGTGAGCGCACCGCCATCGGCGGGGTTGCCAATCGGGCCGGCATTGACGCCGGGGCGCGCGGGGCAGACCTGGTTGGCCACGCGCCTGGATGCGGAGGCGCTAAGAACCACGCTTGGCAGGCGCGACATTTCGTCGCAGGTGCTGCGCCTGGACCCTGCACTGCCGGTGGGCTACGTGCGCGATCTGGACATGTTGCCCAACACGCTGCCGCCCGCGCGGCACTTGGGTTACGCGGTGCAATGGTTCGGGCTGGCGCTGGCGGTGCTGTGCACCGCCGCGCTGCTGAGCTGGCGTGCGCGGCGAGGCAGGCGCGGGCACTGA
- a CDS encoding twin transmembrane helix small protein translates to MNDSLKTLLIVAFLIVILWNLGAGLYYLLTDRGQTKRTVNALTWRIGLSVALIAIVIIGIYTGWIKPHGVGR, encoded by the coding sequence GTGAACGATTCGCTCAAGACGCTGCTGATTGTCGCCTTCCTGATCGTGATCCTGTGGAACCTGGGCGCCGGTCTCTACTACCTGCTCACCGACCGTGGCCAGACCAAACGCACCGTCAACGCACTCACCTGGCGCATCGGCTTATCGGTCGCCCTGATCGCGATCGTGATCATCGGCATCTACACCGGCTGGATCAAGCCGCATGGCGTCGGCCGCTGA